The following are encoded in a window of Arthrobacter antioxidans genomic DNA:
- a CDS encoding LysR family transcriptional regulator: protein MVNPIHLRTLLEVIRHGSFSGAATSLGYTASAVSQQMSALERDTGAVLFTRSARSAVPTDAAVAMSRHAAKVLTDIDALLASTARAGSGPAHELRLGLFPSLATFALPRLLRMPEWKRLGVSLRVFVGEPAHTIQGLRTGGDLDLALVYQVGQAGLAWPSTLSRQWIGDDDFRVILPASWGIRSGARVSADQLADMPWIMHHPGTADATVIERLFASCNLHPRISAYCDDFNASLELTAAGLGAALVPELAMVNRPEGIVALDVPEIRLARSIFALRTGDADDARVRLFLDHLAEILRSQSIAPRHTAADRA from the coding sequence ATGGTCAACCCGATCCACCTGCGGACGCTGCTCGAGGTGATCCGCCACGGGTCATTCAGCGGCGCGGCCACCAGCCTCGGCTACACGGCGTCGGCGGTGTCGCAGCAGATGTCCGCGCTGGAGCGCGACACGGGCGCCGTCCTGTTCACGCGCTCGGCGCGCAGTGCCGTCCCCACGGACGCCGCCGTCGCCATGTCCCGGCACGCCGCGAAGGTCCTCACGGACATCGATGCGCTGCTCGCCTCCACCGCCCGCGCCGGGTCGGGCCCCGCCCACGAGCTCCGGCTCGGCCTCTTCCCCAGCCTCGCTACGTTCGCCCTGCCCCGGCTGCTCCGCATGCCCGAGTGGAAGCGCCTCGGGGTCTCGCTGCGCGTGTTCGTCGGCGAGCCCGCCCACACCATCCAGGGGTTGCGCACGGGAGGGGATCTCGACCTCGCGCTCGTCTACCAAGTAGGGCAGGCCGGGCTCGCGTGGCCGTCCACCCTCAGCCGCCAGTGGATCGGCGACGACGACTTCCGCGTCATCCTGCCCGCGAGCTGGGGCATCCGCAGCGGTGCCCGGGTCAGCGCCGACCAGCTGGCCGACATGCCCTGGATCATGCACCACCCCGGCACGGCGGACGCCACCGTGATCGAGCGGCTCTTCGCGAGCTGCAACCTCCACCCCCGTATCAGCGCCTACTGCGACGACTTCAACGCGAGCCTCGAACTCACCGCCGCCGGTCTGGGGGCCGCCCTCGTGCCCGAGCTCGCGATGGTCAACCGGCCCGAGGGCATCGTGGCGCTCGACGTGCCCGAGATCAGGCTCGCCCGCAGCATCTTTGCGCTGCGCACCGGCGACGCCGACGACGCCCGGGTGCGTCTCTTCCTCGACCACCTGGCCGAGATCCTCCGCAGCCAGAGCATCGCACCCCGGCACACGGCGGCGGACCGCGCCTAG
- the nrdH gene encoding glutaredoxin-like protein NrdH: MTVTVYTKPACVQCNATYRALDKKGIAYQSVDISQDPAALERVRSMGYMQAPVVITDNDHWSGFRPDKINTLADAVSSVA, encoded by the coding sequence ATGACCGTCACGGTGTACACGAAGCCGGCTTGCGTACAGTGCAACGCCACCTACCGCGCTCTGGACAAGAAGGGCATCGCCTACCAGAGCGTCGACATCTCGCAGGACCCGGCCGCTCTCGAGCGCGTGCGCTCCATGGGGTACATGCAGGCCCCCGTGGTCATCACGGACAACGACCACTGGTCCGGCTTCCGCCCTGACAAGATCAACACGCTGGCCGACGCCGTCAGTTCGGTAGCCTGA
- the nrdI gene encoding class Ib ribonucleoside-diphosphate reductase assembly flavoprotein NrdI — MATIVDNRAAPAEPAAAGDAEGPLTDAPLIYFSSVSDNTHRFVTKLGVRAARMPLLTKEPTLRAARPYVLVLPTYGGATGNGAVPRQVVKFLNNQQNRSLLRGVIGAGNTNFGETYCLAADIVAAKCNVPVLYRFEVMGTSEDVDRVTKGLEEFWT; from the coding sequence ATGGCCACCATCGTGGACAACCGAGCCGCCCCCGCTGAACCGGCTGCTGCCGGAGACGCCGAGGGACCGCTCACGGACGCCCCGCTGATCTACTTCTCGTCCGTCTCGGACAACACCCACCGCTTCGTCACGAAGCTGGGGGTCCGGGCCGCCCGCATGCCGCTGCTCACCAAGGAGCCCACGCTGCGGGCAGCCCGGCCGTACGTCCTGGTTCTTCCCACCTACGGCGGGGCCACCGGCAACGGGGCGGTGCCCCGCCAGGTGGTGAAGTTCCTGAACAACCAGCAGAACCGCAGCCTCCTGAGGGGGGTGATCGGGGCGGGTAACACCAACTTCGGTGAGACCTACTGCCTTGCGGCCGACATCGTCGCCGCCAAGTGCAACGTCCCCGTTCTCTACAGATTTGAAGTCATGGGCACGTCCGAGGACGTGGACCGGGTAACCAAAGGATTGGAAGAGTTTTGGACATGA
- the nrdE gene encoding class 1b ribonucleoside-diphosphate reductase subunit alpha: MSVAETETGAPAAAVDRFKDMGYHELNAMLNLYGPNGEIQFDADREAAHQYFLQHVNNNTVFFHDLEEKLDYLVKNEYYERETLHQYTMNFIRDLFKRAYAKKFRFETFLGAFKYYTSYTLKTFDGKRYLERYEDRVCMVALHLARGNEALAEQMVDEIIDGRFQPATPTFLNAGKRQRGELVSCFLLRIEDNMESIGRSINSALQLSKRGGGVAFALTNIREVGAPIKQIENQSSGVIPVMKLLEDSFSYANQLGARQGAGAVYLHAHHPDINRFLDTKRENADEKIRIKTLSLGVVVPDITFELAKRDEDMYLFSPYDVEKVYGMPFSDISVTEKYYEMVDDARIKKTKIKAREFFQTLAEIQFESGYPYIMFEDTVNRANPIDGKIIMSNLCSEILQVSEPTTYNEDLSYDQVGKDISCNLGSLNIAKTMDSPDFGRTIETAIRTLSAVSDMSHIGSVPSIAKGNDASHAIGLGQMNLHGYLARERVHYGSDEGLDFTNIYFYSVVYHCLRASNLMAIETGRTFAGFEKSQYASGEFFDKYTDQVWEPATPRVRELFADVRIPTQEDWRALKASVMEHGIYNQNLQAVPPTGSISYINNSTSSIHPVASKIEIRKEGKLGRVYYPAPYLTNDNLEYYQDAYEIGYEKIIDTYAAATQHVDQGLSLTLFFKDTATTREINKSQIYAWRKGIKTVYYIRLRQLALEGTEVEGCVSCML, encoded by the coding sequence ATGAGTGTTGCAGAGACAGAGACGGGTGCTCCCGCAGCCGCAGTGGACCGTTTCAAGGACATGGGCTATCACGAGCTGAACGCCATGCTCAACCTGTACGGCCCGAACGGCGAGATCCAATTCGACGCCGATCGCGAGGCTGCGCACCAGTACTTCCTGCAGCACGTGAACAACAACACGGTGTTCTTCCACGACCTCGAGGAGAAGCTCGACTACCTCGTGAAGAACGAGTACTACGAGCGCGAGACGCTCCACCAGTACACGATGAACTTCATCCGTGACCTCTTCAAGCGCGCGTACGCCAAGAAGTTCCGCTTCGAGACCTTCCTCGGCGCCTTCAAGTACTACACCTCGTACACGCTGAAGACGTTCGACGGCAAGCGCTACCTCGAGCGCTACGAGGACCGCGTGTGCATGGTCGCCCTGCACCTGGCCCGCGGCAACGAGGCCCTCGCCGAGCAGATGGTCGACGAGATCATCGACGGCCGCTTCCAGCCCGCCACCCCCACGTTCCTCAACGCCGGCAAGCGCCAGCGCGGCGAGCTCGTCTCCTGCTTCCTGCTCCGCATCGAGGACAACATGGAGTCGATCGGCCGGTCCATCAACTCGGCCCTGCAGCTCTCCAAGCGCGGCGGCGGCGTCGCGTTCGCCCTCACCAACATCCGCGAGGTCGGCGCGCCGATCAAGCAGATCGAGAACCAGTCCTCCGGCGTCATCCCCGTGATGAAGCTCCTCGAGGACAGCTTCTCCTACGCCAACCAGCTCGGCGCCCGTCAGGGCGCCGGCGCGGTGTACCTGCACGCGCACCACCCGGACATCAACCGCTTCCTCGACACCAAGCGCGAGAACGCGGACGAGAAGATCCGCATCAAGACGCTGTCCCTCGGCGTCGTCGTCCCCGACATCACCTTCGAGCTCGCCAAGCGCGACGAGGACATGTACCTGTTCTCGCCGTACGACGTCGAGAAGGTCTACGGCATGCCGTTCTCCGACATCTCGGTCACCGAGAAGTACTACGAGATGGTGGACGACGCCCGGATCAAGAAGACCAAGATCAAGGCCCGCGAGTTCTTCCAGACCCTCGCGGAGATCCAGTTCGAGTCCGGCTACCCGTACATCATGTTCGAGGACACCGTGAACCGGGCCAACCCGATCGACGGCAAGATCATCATGTCCAACCTGTGCTCCGAGATCCTCCAGGTCTCCGAGCCCACCACGTACAACGAGGACCTGTCCTACGACCAGGTGGGCAAGGACATCTCCTGCAACCTGGGGTCGCTGAACATCGCGAAGACCATGGACTCGCCCGACTTCGGGCGGACCATCGAGACCGCGATCCGCACCCTCTCGGCCGTCTCGGACATGAGCCACATCGGCTCGGTGCCCTCGATCGCCAAGGGCAACGACGCCTCGCACGCCATCGGCCTCGGCCAGATGAACCTGCACGGCTACCTGGCCCGTGAGCGCGTCCACTACGGCTCGGACGAGGGCCTGGACTTCACGAACATCTACTTCTACTCCGTGGTGTACCACTGCCTCCGGGCGTCGAACCTGATGGCCATCGAGACCGGACGCACGTTCGCCGGCTTCGAGAAGTCCCAGTACGCCAGCGGCGAGTTCTTCGACAAGTACACCGACCAGGTGTGGGAGCCGGCGACGCCGCGCGTGCGTGAGCTGTTCGCCGACGTGCGGATCCCCACGCAGGAGGACTGGCGTGCCCTGAAGGCCTCGGTCATGGAGCACGGCATCTACAACCAGAACCTGCAGGCCGTCCCGCCGACCGGCTCCATCTCGTACATCAACAACTCGACGTCCTCCATCCACCCGGTGGCGTCGAAGATCGAGATCCGCAAGGAAGGCAAGCTGGGCCGCGTGTACTACCCGGCGCCGTACCTCACCAACGACAACCTGGAGTACTACCAGGACGCGTACGAGATCGGCTACGAGAAGATCATCGACACCTACGCCGCTGCCACGCAGCACGTGGACCAGGGTCTGTCCCTGACGCTGTTCTTCAAGGACACCGCCACCACGCGTGAGATCAACAAGTCGCAGATCTACGCCTGGCGCAAGGGCATCAAGACCGTCTACTACATCCGTCTCCGCCAGCTCGCCCTGGAGGGGACCGAGGTAGAGGGCTGCGTCAGTTGCATGCTCTAG
- the nrdF gene encoding class 1b ribonucleoside-diphosphate reductase subunit beta codes for MSEKLKLVDQVQAINWNRIQDDKDVDVWNRLVNNFWLPEKVPLSNDVQSWATLTPEEQQLTMRVFTGLTLLDTVQATVGAVSLIPDALTPHEEAVLTNIAFMESVHAKSYSSIFSTLASTKEIDEAFRWSTENVNLQRKAHIVTDYYRGDDPLKRKVASTLLESFLFYSGFYLPMYWSSRAKLTNTADLIRLIIRDEAVHGYYIGYKFQRGLESATPERRQELKDYTFELLFELYENEVQYTHDLYDSVGLAEDVKKFLHYNANKALMNLGYEAMFPSSVTDVNPAILSALSPNADENHDFFSGSGSSYVIGKAVNTEDEDWDF; via the coding sequence ATGAGCGAGAAGCTGAAGCTCGTAGACCAGGTCCAGGCCATCAACTGGAACCGTATCCAGGACGACAAGGACGTGGATGTCTGGAACCGCCTGGTGAACAACTTCTGGCTGCCCGAGAAGGTGCCGCTGTCCAATGACGTGCAGTCGTGGGCCACCCTGACGCCGGAGGAGCAGCAGCTCACCATGCGCGTCTTCACGGGCCTCACCCTGCTCGACACCGTCCAGGCGACGGTCGGCGCGGTCAGCCTCATCCCCGACGCCCTGACCCCGCACGAGGAGGCCGTCCTCACGAACATCGCGTTCATGGAGTCGGTGCACGCCAAGAGCTACTCGTCGATCTTCTCCACGCTGGCCTCCACCAAGGAGATCGACGAGGCGTTCCGCTGGTCCACGGAGAACGTGAACCTGCAGCGCAAGGCGCATATCGTCACGGACTACTATCGCGGTGACGACCCACTGAAGCGCAAGGTGGCCTCGACGCTGCTCGAGTCCTTCCTGTTCTACTCCGGCTTCTACCTGCCGATGTACTGGTCCTCGCGCGCCAAGCTCACGAACACGGCAGACCTCATCCGCCTCATCATCCGTGATGAGGCCGTGCACGGGTACTACATCGGGTACAAGTTCCAGCGTGGGCTCGAAAGTGCGACGCCGGAGCGCCGCCAGGAGCTCAAGGACTACACGTTCGAGCTGCTCTTCGAGCTCTACGAGAACGAGGTCCAGTACACCCACGATCTGTACGACTCCGTGGGCCTGGCCGAGGACGTCAAGAAGTTCCTGCACTACAACGCCAACAAGGCGCTGATGAACCTGGGCTACGAGGCGATGTTCCCGTCCTCCGTGACCGACGTGAACCCGGCGATCCTCTCCGCGCTGTCCCCGAACGCCGACGAGAACCACGACTTCTTCTCCGGCTCGGGTTCCTCGTACGTGATCGGCAAGGCAGTCAACACCGAGGACGAGGACTGGGACTTCTAG
- a CDS encoding MFS transporter, translated as MCVAQTTSWGLLYYSLPVALVPISRDTGWSVPAMTAAFSAGLVISAFLGVRVGRTLDRTGPRLLMSIGSVIGVVALLLVGTAPNFAVFAGAWLIAGFAQAAVLYQPAFVVLTRWYGPNRVRALTILTLVAGFASTVFAPVTAALIDALGWRSAYLVLAGILALVTIPLHWFFLNAHWTAAVGAPLHAEALQDARAVTRSGPFRLLQVTMALSTLALFAVTFNLIALFLERGMSYQSAAVSFGLIGVGQVIGRVAYSALPSRTSAVTRTVVLAAAGAACVWALALVPGPPEMLVVVAVAAGMVRGCNTLLMATAVSDRWGVRNFGTLQGVFAAPVTMVGAVAPAAGSALAFVFEGYPAMALVMAVLATIGVVTASRTRTSDHPPLAVVDGQEDLR; from the coding sequence ATGTGTGTCGCCCAGACCACGAGCTGGGGTCTGCTCTATTACTCGCTGCCGGTGGCCCTTGTCCCGATCAGCCGAGACACCGGGTGGTCCGTGCCGGCAATGACAGCGGCGTTCTCGGCCGGACTGGTCATCTCCGCGTTCCTCGGGGTGCGGGTGGGGCGCACGCTCGACCGGACCGGGCCGAGGCTTCTGATGAGTATTGGCAGTGTCATCGGCGTTGTAGCGCTGCTCCTGGTGGGTACTGCACCGAACTTCGCGGTCTTCGCCGGCGCCTGGCTGATCGCAGGATTCGCGCAGGCTGCGGTGCTCTATCAGCCGGCGTTCGTGGTGCTCACCCGCTGGTACGGGCCGAACCGAGTGCGGGCCCTGACGATCCTGACCCTGGTAGCGGGGTTCGCGTCCACGGTTTTCGCGCCCGTCACCGCGGCGCTGATCGATGCTCTCGGGTGGCGGTCCGCATACCTCGTCCTCGCAGGGATTCTGGCGTTGGTGACGATCCCGCTGCACTGGTTCTTCCTCAACGCACACTGGACAGCGGCCGTCGGCGCTCCCCTCCATGCCGAGGCGCTGCAGGATGCCCGGGCAGTCACGCGGAGCGGGCCGTTTCGTCTGCTGCAGGTCACGATGGCCCTCTCGACGCTCGCTCTCTTCGCGGTGACCTTCAACCTGATCGCCCTGTTCCTCGAGCGCGGCATGAGCTACCAGAGTGCGGCGGTGTCCTTCGGCTTGATCGGGGTGGGGCAGGTGATCGGCCGGGTCGCCTACTCGGCCCTACCCTCGCGCACGTCCGCCGTGACACGGACCGTGGTGCTCGCCGCCGCCGGGGCGGCATGTGTCTGGGCCCTTGCCCTGGTGCCGGGCCCGCCAGAAATGTTGGTTGTCGTCGCCGTGGCCGCCGGGATGGTGCGAGGCTGTAACACGCTCCTGATGGCCACAGCCGTATCGGACCGGTGGGGGGTGCGGAATTTCGGTACCCTGCAGGGCGTGTTCGCGGCGCCCGTGACCATGGTGGGAGCAGTGGCTCCCGCCGCGGGCTCGGCCCTGGCCTTCGTGTTCGAAGGCTATCCCGCCATGGCGCTGGTCATGGCCGTGCTGGCGACGATCGGCGTCGTCACCGCTTCCCGTACCCGTACATCCGACCACCCGCCCCTTGCAGTCGTGGATGGTCAGGAGGACCTGCGGTAG
- the dacB gene encoding D-alanyl-D-alanine carboxypeptidase/D-alanyl-D-alanine-endopeptidase: MAAALMLVAASVATACTPDADPAAPAPAGDARPMSQVPDAALEVMNQPQYANGRWQITATDIDTGEVLIDLDGDKMAEPGSFVKTYSVGAAWLTWGPDHTLTTPVKRVGEVVGGVLQGDLVLVGKGDLTMGGRTKPDGTVDFTNLDHNDANPLPGATLTPEDPLTGLDDLAAQVKVSGIDAVSGDVVVDDRLFAGELAGEPITPIIINQNILDLQITPGEVGEPATVELTPAVEPWRVVSDITTVAAGEQAAVTNPTSAGGGEIVISGTIAADSDPQLKVLALEDPATFARTAFIEALGRAGVSVGVDPIAVNSTAALAPQAGIDALPSVAELESLPLEEEATYVMKISYNRGAQTFVCLLAVETGEDDCSTGVSEAGRIWKDAGLDITGASLIDGSGLDGNYITAENAVQIQTIMADRADAERWRDTLPILGVDGSLSTVQADSPAAGKVFAKTGTLAGGDSFNGRLRLGTKTLGGVMETESGRNVAFTIILNQGFADDIDGVFTANDDVGAVAAAIQQGF; encoded by the coding sequence GTGGCGGCTGCGCTGATGCTCGTCGCGGCGAGTGTGGCGACGGCGTGCACGCCCGACGCCGACCCCGCCGCGCCTGCCCCCGCCGGCGACGCGCGACCCATGTCGCAGGTACCGGATGCCGCGCTGGAGGTCATGAATCAGCCGCAGTACGCGAACGGCCGCTGGCAGATCACCGCCACCGACATCGATACGGGTGAGGTGCTGATCGACCTCGACGGGGACAAGATGGCCGAGCCGGGCTCGTTCGTGAAGACCTACAGCGTGGGCGCGGCGTGGCTGACCTGGGGACCGGATCACACGCTCACCACCCCGGTGAAACGGGTCGGTGAGGTCGTCGGCGGGGTGCTCCAGGGTGATCTCGTCCTCGTCGGCAAGGGAGACCTCACGATGGGCGGGCGCACGAAGCCCGACGGCACGGTCGACTTCACGAATCTGGACCACAACGATGCCAATCCGCTGCCCGGGGCCACGCTCACGCCGGAGGACCCGCTGACGGGATTGGACGATCTCGCCGCGCAGGTCAAGGTGTCCGGGATCGACGCGGTCAGCGGGGACGTCGTCGTCGACGACCGACTCTTCGCCGGCGAGCTGGCCGGAGAGCCGATCACCCCGATCATCATCAACCAGAACATCCTCGACCTCCAGATCACGCCGGGAGAGGTCGGAGAACCGGCGACGGTCGAGCTGACTCCCGCCGTCGAACCGTGGCGCGTGGTGAGCGACATCACGACCGTCGCTGCCGGCGAGCAGGCCGCGGTGACGAATCCGACGTCGGCAGGAGGTGGGGAGATCGTGATCAGCGGGACGATCGCCGCCGACAGCGACCCGCAGTTGAAGGTGCTCGCGCTGGAGGATCCTGCGACGTTCGCCCGCACGGCGTTCATCGAGGCGCTCGGGCGCGCCGGCGTGTCGGTGGGCGTCGACCCGATTGCCGTGAACTCCACGGCGGCTCTCGCACCGCAGGCCGGTATCGACGCGCTCCCGTCCGTTGCCGAGCTCGAGTCGCTGCCGCTGGAGGAGGAGGCGACCTACGTCATGAAGATCAGCTACAACCGCGGCGCCCAGACCTTCGTCTGTCTCCTGGCCGTGGAGACCGGCGAGGACGACTGCAGCACCGGTGTGAGCGAGGCCGGGCGGATCTGGAAGGACGCCGGGCTCGACATCACCGGAGCGTCCCTGATCGACGGCTCGGGCCTGGACGGCAACTACATCACGGCCGAGAACGCCGTGCAGATCCAGACCATCATGGCGGACCGCGCGGATGCCGAGCGCTGGCGGGATACCCTCCCGATCCTGGGCGTGGACGGCTCACTGTCGACCGTGCAGGCCGACAGTCCCGCCGCGGGAAAGGTGTTCGCCAAGACGGGGACCCTGGCCGGCGGCGACTCGTTCAACGGGCGCCTCCGGCTGGGCACCAAGACGCTCGGAGGTGTCATGGAGACCGAGAGCGGCCGGAACGTCGCGTTCACGATCATCCTGAACCAGGGGTTCGCGGACGACATCGACGGGGTATTCACGGCGAACGACGACGTCGGAGCGGTGGCGGCGGCCATCCAGCAGGGTTTCTGA
- a CDS encoding serine hydrolase domain-containing protein yields the protein MRADLQETVERTMAEYGVPGAAVGVWIPDEGTWTTVSGSADPEKGIAVDPAMQWPLRSITKSYTVTLVLQLVDEGVISLDDTIGEYVEGVTDGDRITLRQLAGMTSGNADYTNEDFVDAFSEDPERIFTLEDLNGFMLGKPAQFAPGAGKVYTNANTNLLGAVVEQATGQPFDAVLEDLILEPLDQADTDYIVDASTWDTAHPVGYAPGAGGPEPQAPNMSVFGPAGSMVSTLDDGRAWAETLATGALLETSTQAERLVGAPLDAGPPYDLYALGVGETGGWWGHNGEGFGFTAALFHQPDTGASIVVFMNLSNEESGAHPADQLFRRLAAVIESGATP from the coding sequence GTGCGCGCCGACCTCCAGGAGACCGTCGAGCGGACGATGGCCGAATACGGGGTGCCCGGCGCCGCCGTGGGCGTCTGGATTCCCGACGAAGGCACGTGGACCACGGTGTCCGGCAGCGCCGATCCCGAGAAGGGCATCGCCGTGGACCCCGCGATGCAGTGGCCGTTACGCAGCATCACCAAGTCCTACACCGTGACGCTCGTCCTGCAGCTCGTCGACGAGGGCGTGATCTCTCTCGACGACACCATCGGCGAGTACGTCGAGGGTGTGACCGATGGTGACCGGATCACCCTGCGTCAGCTCGCCGGCATGACCAGCGGCAATGCGGACTACACCAACGAGGACTTCGTCGATGCGTTCTCCGAGGATCCGGAGCGGATCTTCACCCTCGAGGACCTCAACGGATTCATGCTCGGCAAGCCCGCCCAGTTCGCACCGGGCGCCGGGAAGGTCTACACCAACGCGAACACCAACCTGCTCGGCGCCGTCGTCGAGCAGGCGACCGGACAGCCGTTCGATGCCGTGCTGGAGGACCTCATCCTCGAGCCGCTCGACCAGGCCGACACGGACTACATCGTCGACGCATCGACGTGGGACACCGCCCACCCGGTGGGCTATGCCCCCGGCGCCGGCGGGCCCGAGCCGCAGGCACCCAACATGTCCGTCTTCGGTCCGGCAGGATCGATGGTCTCGACCCTCGACGACGGGCGCGCCTGGGCGGAGACGCTCGCCACCGGCGCCCTGCTCGAGACGTCGACCCAGGCGGAGCGCCTCGTGGGAGCGCCTCTGGACGCCGGCCCGCCCTACGATCTCTATGCGCTCGGCGTCGGCGAGACCGGGGGCTGGTGGGGTCACAACGGTGAGGGCTTCGGCTTCACCGCCGCCCTCTTCCACCAGCCGGACACCGGTGCGTCCATCGTGGTCTTCATGAACCTGTCCAACGAGGAATCCGGCGCCCATCCCGCCGACCAGCTCTTCCGTCGCCTCGCGGCGGTCATCGAGAGTGGAGCAACGCCATGA
- a CDS encoding AAA family ATPase, with translation MAASRNPLDELRETLGNLADQIKLPGSDRGDDRVGEVFSARPGPARPLAEVQAELDALVGLESVKEQVRALVALLQVQARRKAHGLPEVATSQHLVFLGNPGTGKTTVARLLAEMYRAVGLLQKGHLVEVDRSALVGQYVGATAMKTDRVIRRALDGVLFIDEAYALTPEDGRMDFGPEAIEVLLKRMEDHRHRMVVIVAGYPRLMESFLLSNPGLRSRFAREITFPDYSVDALETIFQQMLTQHEYTLEPGADQMLRRILANIHAGEDSGNARFARTLFEQALNRQALRLSLDAGRSLDTLDRDDVMTLTSNDLVEAAQALGEEPEPEQQPRVEPEPSRWKHWRTWP, from the coding sequence ATGGCCGCCAGCCGCAACCCCCTCGACGAGCTGCGCGAGACGCTCGGAAACCTGGCCGATCAGATCAAACTGCCGGGGTCGGATCGAGGCGACGACCGCGTGGGTGAGGTCTTCAGTGCGCGGCCCGGACCGGCCCGGCCGCTCGCCGAGGTGCAGGCCGAGCTCGACGCGCTCGTCGGGCTGGAAAGCGTCAAGGAACAGGTCCGGGCGCTCGTCGCGCTGCTCCAGGTCCAGGCCCGCCGCAAGGCGCACGGCCTGCCCGAGGTGGCGACGTCCCAGCACCTGGTGTTCCTCGGCAATCCCGGCACCGGCAAGACCACCGTGGCGCGCCTGCTGGCCGAGATGTACCGCGCGGTCGGGCTGCTGCAGAAGGGTCACCTGGTGGAAGTGGACCGGTCGGCCCTCGTGGGGCAGTACGTCGGCGCGACGGCGATGAAGACGGACCGGGTGATCCGCCGCGCACTGGACGGCGTCCTGTTCATCGACGAGGCCTATGCGTTGACCCCGGAGGACGGCCGGATGGACTTCGGTCCCGAGGCCATCGAGGTGCTGCTCAAGCGGATGGAGGACCACCGCCACCGCATGGTGGTGATCGTGGCCGGCTATCCGCGACTGATGGAGTCGTTCCTGCTCTCCAACCCCGGCCTGCGCTCCCGGTTCGCGCGGGAGATCACGTTCCCCGACTACTCCGTGGATGCGCTCGAGACGATCTTCCAGCAGATGCTGACCCAGCACGAGTACACCCTGGAGCCCGGGGCCGATCAGATGCTGCGCCGCATCCTCGCCAACATCCACGCGGGCGAGGATTCCGGTAACGCCCGCTTCGCCCGCACGCTGTTCGAGCAGGCGCTCAACCGCCAGGCGCTGAGGCTGTCGCTCGACGCCGGCCGGAGTCTGGACACCCTCGATCGCGACGACGTCATGACGCTCACCAGTAACGACCTCGTGGAGGCCGCCCAGGCGCTGGGCGAGGAACCCGAACCGGAGCAGCAGCCCCGGGTGGAGCCCGAACCGTCCCGCTGGAAGCACTGGCGGACCTGGCCCTAG
- a CDS encoding SRPBCC family protein yields the protein MSTKVEKSILVNVPVSIVYNQWTQFEEFPHFMGGVKSVTQLDNQRLNWVVEIGGIRRQWDATILEQVPDKKVSWAATEGATNAGSVSFDDVGGGQTQVHLVLEYEAEGLVEKIGDKLNVVENQAEGDLKRFKAFIEDEGYATGAWRGTVGSGVRTGEPGVEDAAESRGDSGKAGVSGKVAAGIGLAAAAAAVGVAASKKKDDDDTTVVEEDVTLTPVTDVAPEVYTTDDAVLSRSTEDVLLPVEDVDPASAGTQKGTAADPLTDPLADPLADPLNKNRPTGGAL from the coding sequence ATGAGCACGAAGGTCGAAAAGAGCATTCTCGTCAACGTCCCGGTCAGCATCGTGTACAACCAGTGGACCCAGTTCGAAGAATTCCCCCACTTCATGGGTGGCGTCAAGTCCGTCACGCAGCTCGACAACCAGCGCCTCAACTGGGTCGTCGAGATCGGTGGGATCCGCCGTCAGTGGGATGCGACCATCCTGGAGCAGGTCCCCGACAAGAAGGTGTCCTGGGCTGCGACCGAGGGCGCAACGAATGCCGGCTCGGTCTCCTTCGATGACGTCGGAGGCGGACAGACCCAGGTGCACCTCGTCCTCGAATACGAGGCCGAAGGCCTCGTCGAGAAGATCGGCGACAAGCTCAACGTCGTGGAGAACCAGGCCGAGGGAGACCTCAAGCGCTTCAAGGCCTTCATCGAAGACGAGGGCTATGCCACCGGAGCATGGCGTGGGACGGTCGGAAGCGGTGTCCGTACCGGCGAGCCCGGCGTCGAGGATGCTGCCGAGTCCCGCGGCGACAGCGGCAAGGCTGGAGTTTCCGGCAAGGTCGCCGCCGGTATCGGCCTCGCCGCTGCCGCTGCAGCCGTCGGCGTTGCCGCCAGCAAGAAGAAGGACGACGACGACACGACCGTCGTGGAAGAGGACGTCACCCTCACGCCCGTGACCGATGTGGCACCCGAGGTGTACACGACCGACGACGCCGTGCTCTCGCGCAGCACCGAGGACGTCCTCCTGCCCGTCGAGGATGTCGACCCGGCATCGGCCGGAACGCAGAAGGGTACTGCAGCTGATCCGCTGACCGATCCGCTGGCCGACCCGCTGGCCGACCCGCTGAACAAGAACCGCCCCACCGGCGGAGCGCTCTGA